The Pleuronectes platessa chromosome 13, fPlePla1.1, whole genome shotgun sequence genome includes a window with the following:
- the LOC128454119 gene encoding activated CDC42 kinase 1 isoform X3, with product MRRFDKLKKSFPFLAHFHVYRKLGSSMQCEEGTEWLLELLMEVQLQQYFLRIRDDLNVTRLSHFDYVKNEDLEKIGMGRPGQRRLLEAVKRRKVMCKRKSWMSKVFSGKRPDGGDIPQQGQPASSFRKLSHTPPLGLGEGVLATQPGGGPLDGQQQALTCLIPEKDLTLFEKLGDGSFGVVKRGEWLTPAGKVLNVAVKCLKTDVLSQPDALEDFICEVNAMHSLDHQNLIRLYGVVLTHPMKMVTELAPLGSLLERLRCVRPQGPALIHTLCQYAVQVACGMAYLEQRRFIHRDLAARNILLASAQRVKIGDFGLMRALPSDHEHYVMQEHRKVPFAWCAPESLKTRTFSHATDTWMFGVTLWEMFTHGQEPWLGLNGSQILHKIDKEGERLPKPEDCPQDVYKVMLQCWAQKPDDRPTFVALREFLLESMPSDMSSLQDFEEPDKLQIQLNDVITIIEGRAENYWWRGQNKRTLQVGPFPRNVVTSVAGLSAHDISRPLTNSFIHTGHGDSNPGRCWGFPDRIDDLYLGNPLDPPDVLSLDLSGTRPTQLPGRSKKPCYDLVNEDEDLTSAGLKRFSLRTTGSVNSLKIKPAAWVSASKQGISRRPGSGPKPNGEVSLIDFGEEFPPSTPSPSPVVEVQFPSLAELALEAENILDRTPPQSPSRSLPRPLHPTPIVDWDARPLPPPPAYDDVAQDEDDMEVSSINSSEQQLEEEQSDVLNPDVAPSCGQKGQADAPVSKGPDRSGLEDNLFLPSKQSQELSTSFSQSAEIFQELQQECMRRLKVPKGSAARSSSPSQTSALFPHTSLTQEQSVFPSGEDKPQIPPRVPIPPRPIKRGDYTSARWSRDLSLSPTLADATEDVSGPVQNRPPQIPPRDPLSLSGSRTPSPMGLLVGSPQQRIYSVSPTTMHVPLTSCPPTHAYGSYLSTSPGKLMPTTHSFASDPKYAAPKVIQAQGKDSTSKGPCILPIVRDGCKVSNTHYYLLPERPPYLDRYDRFFREAESLPASGVEERHVRQANTATVRPMVVSNHTVQGHAQGQGLVQLGELKANFSSNNNSSLGRPRSGMRTSLSLPRVCSEGLTAPAITASCTRTDGGANPADRVKMVQEAVHGVTIEECQAALQNHNWNVQKAVHYLKVEQLFGLGLGSRSECLKLLETWDWNLEVASTQMLDNYGSTRQRR from the exons ATGCGGCGCTTTGACAAGCTGAAAAAGTCATTCCCCTTCCTGGCACACTTTCACGTATATCGA AAACTGGGCAGTAGCATGCAGTGTGAGGAAGGCACAGAatggctgctggagctgctgatgGAGGTGCAGTTGCAGCAATACTTCCTGCGGATCAGAGACGACCTTAACGTCACGCGGCTGTCACACTTCGACTACGTGAAGAACGAAGACTTGGAGAAGATCGGCATGGGTCGACCtg GGCAGAGACGTCTGTTGGAAgctgtgaagaggaggaaagtcaTGTGCAAGCGCAAGTCCTGGATGAGCAAG GTGTTTAGCGGAAAGCGCCCAGACGGAGGAGACATCCCCCAGCAGGGTCAGCCGGCCTCCTCCTTTCGAAAGTTGTCCCACACGCCTCCGCTGGGCCTGGGGGAGGGAGTCCTGGCCACACAGCCTGGTGGTGGTCCTCTCGACGGGCAGCAGCAAGCTCTGACCTGTCTCATCCCTGAGAAGGACTTGACCTTGTTTGAGAAGCTCGGGGACGGCTCCTTTGGCGTCGTGAAGAGAGGGGAGTGGCTGACACCTGCAGGAAAGGTG CTGAATGTAGCTGTGAAGTGTCTGAAGACGGACGTGCTCAGCCAGCCCGACGCTCTGGAGGATTTCATCTGCGAGGTCAACGCCATGCACTCCCTGGACCACCAGAACCTCATCCGCCTCTACGGTGTGGTGCTCACACACCCAATGAAGATG GTGACGGAGCTGGCTCCTCTTGGTTCCCTGCTGGAGCGTTTGCGATGTGTCCGTCCCCAGGGTCCGGCTTTGATCCACACTCTGTGTCAGTACGCTGTACAGGTGGCCTGTGGCATGGCCTACCTGGAGCAGAGGCGCTTCATACACAGGGACTTGGCAGCCAG GAATATTCTGTTGGCCTCGGCTCAGAGAGTGAAGATCGGTGACTTTGGCCTGATGAGGGCGCTGCCTAGCGACCATGAGCACTATGTCATGCAGGAGCATCGCAAGGTCCCCTTTGCATG gtgcgCCCCCGAGAGTCTGAAGACCAGAACGTTCTCCCATGCTACAGACACGTGGATGTTCGGTGTCACCCTCTGGGAGATGTTCACACACGGCCAGGAGCCTTGGCTGGGTCTCAATGGGAGCCAG atTCTGCACAAAATTGATAAAGAAGGTGAACGCCTCCCAAAGCCAGAGGATTGTCCGCAGGATGTCTATAAGGTGATGCTGCAGTGCTGGGCACAGAAACCAGATGACAGACCAACTTTTGTTGCCCTGAGAGAGTTCCTGCTTGAG agcatGCCCTCAGACATGTCTTCTCTGCAGGACTTTGAAGAGCCTGACAAACTACAGATCCAGCTCAATGATGTCATCACCATCATAGAGGGAAG GGCGGAGAACTACTGGTGGCGAGGTCAAAACAAGCGCACCCTTCAGGTGGGGCCGTTCCCCAGAAACGTGGTGACATCAGTGGCGGGTTTGTCGGCTCATGACATCAGCCGGCCACTCACGAACAGCTTCATCCACACGGGACACGGAGACAGCAACCCTGGCCGCTGCTGGGGCTTCCCTGACAGGATCGACGA TTTGTACCTCGGGAACCCCCTGGATCCTCCGGACGTCCTGAGTTTAGATCTCAGTGGCACTCGGCCCACACAGCTTCCAGGAAGATCCAAAA AGCCTTGCTACGATCTCGTAAATGAGGACGAGGATTTGACCTCTGCAGGACTAAAAAGATTCTCACTTCGGACGACTGGTTCCGTCAATAGCTTAAAAATTAAACCCGCTGCGTGGGTCTCTGCTTCCAAACAGGGGATTAGCCGTCGTCCGGGCTCAGGCCCCAAACCCAACGGTGAAGTATCCCTCATTGACTTTGGGGAGGAGTTCCCCCCGTccactccctccccctctcctgtggTAGAAGTTCAGTTCCCCTCTCTGGCGGAGCTGGCTTTGGAAGCTGAGAACATCCTGGACCGCACTCCTCCTCAGAGTCCGTCCAGATCGTTGCCCCGCCCCCTTCACCCTACACCAATAGTGGACTGGGATGCACGACCTTTACCTCCACCCCCAGCCTATGACGATGTAGCCCAAGATGAAGACGATATGGAG GTGAGCTCCATCAACagctcagagcagcagcttgaaGAAGAGCAGAGCGATGTCCTTAACCCAGATGTGGCTCCCTCCTGTGGACAGAAGGGACAGGCTGATGCTCCCGTCTCCAAGGGTCCAGACAGATCGGGCCTGGAGGACAACCTTTTCCTCCCCAGCAAGCAGAGCCAGGAGCTGTCCACATCTTTCTCTCAGTCGGCAGAAATCTTCCAAGAACTCCAGCAGGAGTGCATGAGAAGGCTCAAGGTACCGAAAGGAAGCGCCGCCCGTTCGAGCTCGCCATCCCAGACATCAGCGTTGTTTCCCCACACTTCTCTGACCCAGGAACAGAGCGTCTTTCCCTCTGGTGAAGACAAACCCCAAATACCCCCTCGTGTCCCCATCCCACCTCGCCCCATAAAAAGGGGTGACTACACATCTGCTCGCTGGTCAAGAGATCTTTCTCTTTCCCCAACTCTAGCAGATGCCACAGAGGACGTTTCAGGACCGGTTCAGAACCGACCACCTCAGATCCCTCCAAGGGACCCTTTGTCTCTGTCGGGCTCGAGGACTCCCAGCCCCATGGGCCTGTTAGTGGGCTCCCCCCAGCAGAGAATCTACTCTGTCAGCCCCACCACCATGCATGTTCCCCTTACGTCCTGCCCCCCCACACATGCCTATGGCTCctacctctccacctctccaggTAAACTCATGCCGACCACACACAGCTTCGCCTCAGATCCTAAATATGCTGCACCCAAAGTGATCCAGGCGCAGGGGAAGGACTCTACCAGTAAGGGCCCCTGCATCCTCCCCATTGTACGTGACGGATGTAAAGTGAGCAACACCCACTATTACCTTCTGCCAGAGAGGCCGCCGTACCTCGACCGATACGATCGCTTCTTCAGGGAGGCAGAGAGCCTTCCTGCTAGTGGCGTGGaggaaaggcatgtacggcaagcCAACACTGCCACAGTCAGACCCATGGTGGTCAGCAACCACACTGTCCAGGGACATGCCCAGGGACAGGGCCTTGTGCAGCTGGGTGAGCTGAAGGCTAATTTCTCCTCCAACAATAACAGCAGTCTGGGCCGACCACGGTCAGGGATGAGGACATCACTTAGTCTCCCTCGCGTCTGCTCGGAAGGGTTGACGGCACCAGCCATCACTGCTTCCTGCACCAGGACAGACGGGGGAGCGAACCCAGCTGACAGGGTCAAAATG GTGCAGGAGGCGGTTCATGGTGTCACGATAGAGGAGTGCCAAGCTGCCCTGCAGAACCACAACTGGAACGTCCAGAAAGCTGTGCATTACCTAAAG gtggagcagctgttCGGTTTAGGTCTGGGGAGCAGGTCCGAGTGTCTGAAGCTGCTGGAGACGTGGGACTGGAACCTGGAAGTGGCCAGCACGCAGATGTTAGATAACTATGGATCCACAAGGCAAAG ACGGTGA
- the LOC128454119 gene encoding activated CDC42 kinase 1 isoform X4: MRVDLLRTVFLLTSKLGSSMQCEEGTEWLLELLMEVQLQQYFLRIRDDLNVTRLSHFDYVKNEDLEKIGMGRPGQRRLLEAVKRRKVMCKRKSWMSKVFSGKRPDGGDIPQQGQPASSFRKLSHTPPLGLGEGVLATQPGGGPLDGQQQALTCLIPEKDLTLFEKLGDGSFGVVKRGEWLTPAGKVLNVAVKCLKTDVLSQPDALEDFICEVNAMHSLDHQNLIRLYGVVLTHPMKMVTELAPLGSLLERLRCVRPQGPALIHTLCQYAVQVACGMAYLEQRRFIHRDLAARNILLASAQRVKIGDFGLMRALPSDHEHYVMQEHRKVPFAWCAPESLKTRTFSHATDTWMFGVTLWEMFTHGQEPWLGLNGSQILHKIDKEGERLPKPEDCPQDVYKVMLQCWAQKPDDRPTFVALREFLLESMPSDMSSLQDFEEPDKLQIQLNDVITIIEGRAENYWWRGQNKRTLQVGPFPRNVVTSVAGLSAHDISRPLTNSFIHTGHGDSNPGRCWGFPDRIDDLYLGNPLDPPDVLSLDLSGTRPTQLPGRSKKPCYDLVNEDEDLTSAGLKRFSLRTTGSVNSLKIKPAAWVSASKQGISRRPGSGPKPNGEVSLIDFGEEFPPSTPSPSPVVEVQFPSLAELALEAENILDRTPPQSPSRSLPRPLHPTPIVDWDARPLPPPPAYDDVAQDEDDMEVSSINSSEQQLEEEQSDVLNPDVAPSCGQKGQADAPVSKGPDRSGLEDNLFLPSKQSQELSTSFSQSAEIFQELQQECMRRLKVPKGSAARSSSPSQTSALFPHTSLTQEQSVFPSGEDKPQIPPRVPIPPRPIKRGDYTSARWSRDLSLSPTLADATEDVSGPVQNRPPQIPPRDPLSLSGSRTPSPMGLLVGSPQQRIYSVSPTTMHVPLTSCPPTHAYGSYLSTSPGKLMPTTHSFASDPKYAAPKVIQAQGKDSTSKGPCILPIVRDGCKVSNTHYYLLPERPPYLDRYDRFFREAESLPASGVEERHVRQANTATVRPMVVSNHTVQGHAQGQGLVQLGELKANFSSNNNSSLGRPRSGMRTSLSLPRVCSEGLTAPAITASCTRTDGGANPADRVKMVQEAVHGVTIEECQAALQNHNWNVQKAVHYLKVEQLFGLGLGSRSECLKLLETWDWNLEVASTQMLDNYGSTRQRR, from the exons AAACTGGGCAGTAGCATGCAGTGTGAGGAAGGCACAGAatggctgctggagctgctgatgGAGGTGCAGTTGCAGCAATACTTCCTGCGGATCAGAGACGACCTTAACGTCACGCGGCTGTCACACTTCGACTACGTGAAGAACGAAGACTTGGAGAAGATCGGCATGGGTCGACCtg GGCAGAGACGTCTGTTGGAAgctgtgaagaggaggaaagtcaTGTGCAAGCGCAAGTCCTGGATGAGCAAG GTGTTTAGCGGAAAGCGCCCAGACGGAGGAGACATCCCCCAGCAGGGTCAGCCGGCCTCCTCCTTTCGAAAGTTGTCCCACACGCCTCCGCTGGGCCTGGGGGAGGGAGTCCTGGCCACACAGCCTGGTGGTGGTCCTCTCGACGGGCAGCAGCAAGCTCTGACCTGTCTCATCCCTGAGAAGGACTTGACCTTGTTTGAGAAGCTCGGGGACGGCTCCTTTGGCGTCGTGAAGAGAGGGGAGTGGCTGACACCTGCAGGAAAGGTG CTGAATGTAGCTGTGAAGTGTCTGAAGACGGACGTGCTCAGCCAGCCCGACGCTCTGGAGGATTTCATCTGCGAGGTCAACGCCATGCACTCCCTGGACCACCAGAACCTCATCCGCCTCTACGGTGTGGTGCTCACACACCCAATGAAGATG GTGACGGAGCTGGCTCCTCTTGGTTCCCTGCTGGAGCGTTTGCGATGTGTCCGTCCCCAGGGTCCGGCTTTGATCCACACTCTGTGTCAGTACGCTGTACAGGTGGCCTGTGGCATGGCCTACCTGGAGCAGAGGCGCTTCATACACAGGGACTTGGCAGCCAG GAATATTCTGTTGGCCTCGGCTCAGAGAGTGAAGATCGGTGACTTTGGCCTGATGAGGGCGCTGCCTAGCGACCATGAGCACTATGTCATGCAGGAGCATCGCAAGGTCCCCTTTGCATG gtgcgCCCCCGAGAGTCTGAAGACCAGAACGTTCTCCCATGCTACAGACACGTGGATGTTCGGTGTCACCCTCTGGGAGATGTTCACACACGGCCAGGAGCCTTGGCTGGGTCTCAATGGGAGCCAG atTCTGCACAAAATTGATAAAGAAGGTGAACGCCTCCCAAAGCCAGAGGATTGTCCGCAGGATGTCTATAAGGTGATGCTGCAGTGCTGGGCACAGAAACCAGATGACAGACCAACTTTTGTTGCCCTGAGAGAGTTCCTGCTTGAG agcatGCCCTCAGACATGTCTTCTCTGCAGGACTTTGAAGAGCCTGACAAACTACAGATCCAGCTCAATGATGTCATCACCATCATAGAGGGAAG GGCGGAGAACTACTGGTGGCGAGGTCAAAACAAGCGCACCCTTCAGGTGGGGCCGTTCCCCAGAAACGTGGTGACATCAGTGGCGGGTTTGTCGGCTCATGACATCAGCCGGCCACTCACGAACAGCTTCATCCACACGGGACACGGAGACAGCAACCCTGGCCGCTGCTGGGGCTTCCCTGACAGGATCGACGA TTTGTACCTCGGGAACCCCCTGGATCCTCCGGACGTCCTGAGTTTAGATCTCAGTGGCACTCGGCCCACACAGCTTCCAGGAAGATCCAAAA AGCCTTGCTACGATCTCGTAAATGAGGACGAGGATTTGACCTCTGCAGGACTAAAAAGATTCTCACTTCGGACGACTGGTTCCGTCAATAGCTTAAAAATTAAACCCGCTGCGTGGGTCTCTGCTTCCAAACAGGGGATTAGCCGTCGTCCGGGCTCAGGCCCCAAACCCAACGGTGAAGTATCCCTCATTGACTTTGGGGAGGAGTTCCCCCCGTccactccctccccctctcctgtggTAGAAGTTCAGTTCCCCTCTCTGGCGGAGCTGGCTTTGGAAGCTGAGAACATCCTGGACCGCACTCCTCCTCAGAGTCCGTCCAGATCGTTGCCCCGCCCCCTTCACCCTACACCAATAGTGGACTGGGATGCACGACCTTTACCTCCACCCCCAGCCTATGACGATGTAGCCCAAGATGAAGACGATATGGAG GTGAGCTCCATCAACagctcagagcagcagcttgaaGAAGAGCAGAGCGATGTCCTTAACCCAGATGTGGCTCCCTCCTGTGGACAGAAGGGACAGGCTGATGCTCCCGTCTCCAAGGGTCCAGACAGATCGGGCCTGGAGGACAACCTTTTCCTCCCCAGCAAGCAGAGCCAGGAGCTGTCCACATCTTTCTCTCAGTCGGCAGAAATCTTCCAAGAACTCCAGCAGGAGTGCATGAGAAGGCTCAAGGTACCGAAAGGAAGCGCCGCCCGTTCGAGCTCGCCATCCCAGACATCAGCGTTGTTTCCCCACACTTCTCTGACCCAGGAACAGAGCGTCTTTCCCTCTGGTGAAGACAAACCCCAAATACCCCCTCGTGTCCCCATCCCACCTCGCCCCATAAAAAGGGGTGACTACACATCTGCTCGCTGGTCAAGAGATCTTTCTCTTTCCCCAACTCTAGCAGATGCCACAGAGGACGTTTCAGGACCGGTTCAGAACCGACCACCTCAGATCCCTCCAAGGGACCCTTTGTCTCTGTCGGGCTCGAGGACTCCCAGCCCCATGGGCCTGTTAGTGGGCTCCCCCCAGCAGAGAATCTACTCTGTCAGCCCCACCACCATGCATGTTCCCCTTACGTCCTGCCCCCCCACACATGCCTATGGCTCctacctctccacctctccaggTAAACTCATGCCGACCACACACAGCTTCGCCTCAGATCCTAAATATGCTGCACCCAAAGTGATCCAGGCGCAGGGGAAGGACTCTACCAGTAAGGGCCCCTGCATCCTCCCCATTGTACGTGACGGATGTAAAGTGAGCAACACCCACTATTACCTTCTGCCAGAGAGGCCGCCGTACCTCGACCGATACGATCGCTTCTTCAGGGAGGCAGAGAGCCTTCCTGCTAGTGGCGTGGaggaaaggcatgtacggcaagcCAACACTGCCACAGTCAGACCCATGGTGGTCAGCAACCACACTGTCCAGGGACATGCCCAGGGACAGGGCCTTGTGCAGCTGGGTGAGCTGAAGGCTAATTTCTCCTCCAACAATAACAGCAGTCTGGGCCGACCACGGTCAGGGATGAGGACATCACTTAGTCTCCCTCGCGTCTGCTCGGAAGGGTTGACGGCACCAGCCATCACTGCTTCCTGCACCAGGACAGACGGGGGAGCGAACCCAGCTGACAGGGTCAAAATG GTGCAGGAGGCGGTTCATGGTGTCACGATAGAGGAGTGCCAAGCTGCCCTGCAGAACCACAACTGGAACGTCCAGAAAGCTGTGCATTACCTAAAG gtggagcagctgttCGGTTTAGGTCTGGGGAGCAGGTCCGAGTGTCTGAAGCTGCTGGAGACGTGGGACTGGAACCTGGAAGTGGCCAGCACGCAGATGTTAGATAACTATGGATCCACAAGGCAAAG ACGGTGA
- the LOC128454119 gene encoding activated CDC42 kinase 1 isoform X6, which translates to MQCEEGTEWLLELLMEVQLQQYFLRIRDDLNVTRLSHFDYVKNEDLEKIGMGRPGQRRLLEAVKRRKVMCKRKSWMSKVFSGKRPDGGDIPQQGQPASSFRKLSHTPPLGLGEGVLATQPGGGPLDGQQQALTCLIPEKDLTLFEKLGDGSFGVVKRGEWLTPAGKVLNVAVKCLKTDVLSQPDALEDFICEVNAMHSLDHQNLIRLYGVVLTHPMKMVTELAPLGSLLERLRCVRPQGPALIHTLCQYAVQVACGMAYLEQRRFIHRDLAARNILLASAQRVKIGDFGLMRALPSDHEHYVMQEHRKVPFAWCAPESLKTRTFSHATDTWMFGVTLWEMFTHGQEPWLGLNGSQILHKIDKEGERLPKPEDCPQDVYKVMLQCWAQKPDDRPTFVALREFLLESMPSDMSSLQDFEEPDKLQIQLNDVITIIEGRAENYWWRGQNKRTLQVGPFPRNVVTSVAGLSAHDISRPLTNSFIHTGHGDSNPGRCWGFPDRIDDLYLGNPLDPPDVLSLDLSGTRPTQLPGRSKKPCYDLVNEDEDLTSAGLKRFSLRTTGSVNSLKIKPAAWVSASKQGISRRPGSGPKPNGEVSLIDFGEEFPPSTPSPSPVVEVQFPSLAELALEAENILDRTPPQSPSRSLPRPLHPTPIVDWDARPLPPPPAYDDVAQDEDDMEVSSINSSEQQLEEEQSDVLNPDVAPSCGQKGQADAPVSKGPDRSGLEDNLFLPSKQSQELSTSFSQSAEIFQELQQECMRRLKVPKGSAARSSSPSQTSALFPHTSLTQEQSVFPSGEDKPQIPPRVPIPPRPIKRGDYTSARWSRDLSLSPTLADATEDVSGPVQNRPPQIPPRDPLSLSGSRTPSPMGLLVGSPQQRIYSVSPTTMHVPLTSCPPTHAYGSYLSTSPGKLMPTTHSFASDPKYAAPKVIQAQGKDSTSKGPCILPIVRDGCKVSNTHYYLLPERPPYLDRYDRFFREAESLPASGVEERHVRQANTATVRPMVVSNHTVQGHAQGQGLVQLGELKANFSSNNNSSLGRPRSGMRTSLSLPRVCSEGLTAPAITASCTRTDGGANPADRVKMVQEAVHGVTIEECQAALQNHNWNVQKAVHYLKVEQLFGLGLGSRSECLKLLETWDWNLEVASTQMLDNYGSTRQRR; encoded by the exons ATGCAGTGTGAGGAAGGCACAGAatggctgctggagctgctgatgGAGGTGCAGTTGCAGCAATACTTCCTGCGGATCAGAGACGACCTTAACGTCACGCGGCTGTCACACTTCGACTACGTGAAGAACGAAGACTTGGAGAAGATCGGCATGGGTCGACCtg GGCAGAGACGTCTGTTGGAAgctgtgaagaggaggaaagtcaTGTGCAAGCGCAAGTCCTGGATGAGCAAG GTGTTTAGCGGAAAGCGCCCAGACGGAGGAGACATCCCCCAGCAGGGTCAGCCGGCCTCCTCCTTTCGAAAGTTGTCCCACACGCCTCCGCTGGGCCTGGGGGAGGGAGTCCTGGCCACACAGCCTGGTGGTGGTCCTCTCGACGGGCAGCAGCAAGCTCTGACCTGTCTCATCCCTGAGAAGGACTTGACCTTGTTTGAGAAGCTCGGGGACGGCTCCTTTGGCGTCGTGAAGAGAGGGGAGTGGCTGACACCTGCAGGAAAGGTG CTGAATGTAGCTGTGAAGTGTCTGAAGACGGACGTGCTCAGCCAGCCCGACGCTCTGGAGGATTTCATCTGCGAGGTCAACGCCATGCACTCCCTGGACCACCAGAACCTCATCCGCCTCTACGGTGTGGTGCTCACACACCCAATGAAGATG GTGACGGAGCTGGCTCCTCTTGGTTCCCTGCTGGAGCGTTTGCGATGTGTCCGTCCCCAGGGTCCGGCTTTGATCCACACTCTGTGTCAGTACGCTGTACAGGTGGCCTGTGGCATGGCCTACCTGGAGCAGAGGCGCTTCATACACAGGGACTTGGCAGCCAG GAATATTCTGTTGGCCTCGGCTCAGAGAGTGAAGATCGGTGACTTTGGCCTGATGAGGGCGCTGCCTAGCGACCATGAGCACTATGTCATGCAGGAGCATCGCAAGGTCCCCTTTGCATG gtgcgCCCCCGAGAGTCTGAAGACCAGAACGTTCTCCCATGCTACAGACACGTGGATGTTCGGTGTCACCCTCTGGGAGATGTTCACACACGGCCAGGAGCCTTGGCTGGGTCTCAATGGGAGCCAG atTCTGCACAAAATTGATAAAGAAGGTGAACGCCTCCCAAAGCCAGAGGATTGTCCGCAGGATGTCTATAAGGTGATGCTGCAGTGCTGGGCACAGAAACCAGATGACAGACCAACTTTTGTTGCCCTGAGAGAGTTCCTGCTTGAG agcatGCCCTCAGACATGTCTTCTCTGCAGGACTTTGAAGAGCCTGACAAACTACAGATCCAGCTCAATGATGTCATCACCATCATAGAGGGAAG GGCGGAGAACTACTGGTGGCGAGGTCAAAACAAGCGCACCCTTCAGGTGGGGCCGTTCCCCAGAAACGTGGTGACATCAGTGGCGGGTTTGTCGGCTCATGACATCAGCCGGCCACTCACGAACAGCTTCATCCACACGGGACACGGAGACAGCAACCCTGGCCGCTGCTGGGGCTTCCCTGACAGGATCGACGA TTTGTACCTCGGGAACCCCCTGGATCCTCCGGACGTCCTGAGTTTAGATCTCAGTGGCACTCGGCCCACACAGCTTCCAGGAAGATCCAAAA AGCCTTGCTACGATCTCGTAAATGAGGACGAGGATTTGACCTCTGCAGGACTAAAAAGATTCTCACTTCGGACGACTGGTTCCGTCAATAGCTTAAAAATTAAACCCGCTGCGTGGGTCTCTGCTTCCAAACAGGGGATTAGCCGTCGTCCGGGCTCAGGCCCCAAACCCAACGGTGAAGTATCCCTCATTGACTTTGGGGAGGAGTTCCCCCCGTccactccctccccctctcctgtggTAGAAGTTCAGTTCCCCTCTCTGGCGGAGCTGGCTTTGGAAGCTGAGAACATCCTGGACCGCACTCCTCCTCAGAGTCCGTCCAGATCGTTGCCCCGCCCCCTTCACCCTACACCAATAGTGGACTGGGATGCACGACCTTTACCTCCACCCCCAGCCTATGACGATGTAGCCCAAGATGAAGACGATATGGAG GTGAGCTCCATCAACagctcagagcagcagcttgaaGAAGAGCAGAGCGATGTCCTTAACCCAGATGTGGCTCCCTCCTGTGGACAGAAGGGACAGGCTGATGCTCCCGTCTCCAAGGGTCCAGACAGATCGGGCCTGGAGGACAACCTTTTCCTCCCCAGCAAGCAGAGCCAGGAGCTGTCCACATCTTTCTCTCAGTCGGCAGAAATCTTCCAAGAACTCCAGCAGGAGTGCATGAGAAGGCTCAAGGTACCGAAAGGAAGCGCCGCCCGTTCGAGCTCGCCATCCCAGACATCAGCGTTGTTTCCCCACACTTCTCTGACCCAGGAACAGAGCGTCTTTCCCTCTGGTGAAGACAAACCCCAAATACCCCCTCGTGTCCCCATCCCACCTCGCCCCATAAAAAGGGGTGACTACACATCTGCTCGCTGGTCAAGAGATCTTTCTCTTTCCCCAACTCTAGCAGATGCCACAGAGGACGTTTCAGGACCGGTTCAGAACCGACCACCTCAGATCCCTCCAAGGGACCCTTTGTCTCTGTCGGGCTCGAGGACTCCCAGCCCCATGGGCCTGTTAGTGGGCTCCCCCCAGCAGAGAATCTACTCTGTCAGCCCCACCACCATGCATGTTCCCCTTACGTCCTGCCCCCCCACACATGCCTATGGCTCctacctctccacctctccaggTAAACTCATGCCGACCACACACAGCTTCGCCTCAGATCCTAAATATGCTGCACCCAAAGTGATCCAGGCGCAGGGGAAGGACTCTACCAGTAAGGGCCCCTGCATCCTCCCCATTGTACGTGACGGATGTAAAGTGAGCAACACCCACTATTACCTTCTGCCAGAGAGGCCGCCGTACCTCGACCGATACGATCGCTTCTTCAGGGAGGCAGAGAGCCTTCCTGCTAGTGGCGTGGaggaaaggcatgtacggcaagcCAACACTGCCACAGTCAGACCCATGGTGGTCAGCAACCACACTGTCCAGGGACATGCCCAGGGACAGGGCCTTGTGCAGCTGGGTGAGCTGAAGGCTAATTTCTCCTCCAACAATAACAGCAGTCTGGGCCGACCACGGTCAGGGATGAGGACATCACTTAGTCTCCCTCGCGTCTGCTCGGAAGGGTTGACGGCACCAGCCATCACTGCTTCCTGCACCAGGACAGACGGGGGAGCGAACCCAGCTGACAGGGTCAAAATG GTGCAGGAGGCGGTTCATGGTGTCACGATAGAGGAGTGCCAAGCTGCCCTGCAGAACCACAACTGGAACGTCCAGAAAGCTGTGCATTACCTAAAG gtggagcagctgttCGGTTTAGGTCTGGGGAGCAGGTCCGAGTGTCTGAAGCTGCTGGAGACGTGGGACTGGAACCTGGAAGTGGCCAGCACGCAGATGTTAGATAACTATGGATCCACAAGGCAAAG ACGGTGA